Below is a genomic region from Rhododendron vialii isolate Sample 1 chromosome 5a, ASM3025357v1.
AGTACTGATAAAGAGGCAATCAAAATGCTGGATTTTCTGCATAAAGATAGGGTTGCTAAAGTTTACTTGGACCATAAAGGAGGAGAGACTTTACTTGAGAGCCAGGTGGGTAGTTCCAATATAATTGCAGCCCATCAAAGGGACCCACATTTGGAGGAGCTGTCTGAAGTCGAAGTTTGTGACCTAACCTTAGAAACAGAGCAAAATGTTGGGGCTATTGATGGAGGGATTGGGCTTGGGCCTACTGATGGAGGGATTGGGTTTGGGCCTACTGATGGAAGGACTGGGTTTGATGTAGAGACTGATCTTGGGTTTCAAGACATGCTGCTTATGGACCCTAGTGTTGGGTTTGACGTTGACTTTGGGATTGGATCAGATTATGTTAACTTAAATGAGGACATTGGCAATGGGAATTTAGGGTTTGATGCCACAGATATATTAGAGTTTGAGGGCAATAGGGTTATTTCGTCAGACAAAGACTCATCCGATGGTGTGTACTATAGTGACCACTCATATAGAGAGACTGATGATGATGAATTGTACGAGGCCTACAATATTGATAAGGAAGAAGAATTTGTTGGTGTACCTAAAGATAACTTCAAAGGGCCAAAGGTGTGTGAAGATGAGATCTTAAGTGATGGAGATTCGAAGTATGATTCAGACTACAGTTTTTCCAACTCATCTGATGACGAAAATGGGCACAATAGAAGAAAGTATGACTTCAAGACTTTCAGGCCTGGGACAGACATGGAAGATCCCAGATTCAAGGTTGGCCAGCTATTTAGCACAACACAAGACTTCAAGGCAGCTGTGAAGCAGCATGCAATCAAGCACCAAAGGCCTTTAAAGCTtgttaaaaatgacaaaagaagGGTGAGGGCTAGGTGTCAGGGTGAGGACTGCAACTGGGAGGGGTATGCATATAAGGTATTGGGGGAGAGTACATACCAGGTGAGAACTTATACTAGCAACCATAACTGCATTAAAACTTATTCAAATAGGAATGTAACTTCAACCATGATTGCAAGGAAGTACCAGGATGATTTGAGGACCAATCCAAGACTACCTATTCCTGCATTCAAAGAGAGAGTGAGGAAAGAATTAAAAGTAGATGTAACAAGAAATCGGTTGTATAGAGCAAAGAGGAAGGCTGCGGCCTTAATTTGTGGAAGTGATCTTGAGCAGTATGGGAGATTGTGGGATTACTGTGAGGAGTTGAGGAGGTCCAATCCTGGATCCACAGTTGTAATGGATGCGCACCAGTGGATGAAGAATTTGGGCAACCAAAATTTAACAGAATTTACATATTCCTAAGGGCTATGAAGTCTGCTTTTACTAATGGGTGTAGAAAGATCATTGGTGTTGATGGTTGCCATTTGAAGGGAGAGTACAATGGACAGATTTTAACTGCAGCTGGAGTTGATCCAAACAACGCTATGTATCCAATGGCATGGGCTGTGGTAGAGAAAGAAGACAAGGATACATGGGGATGGTTTCTTACATTAATCAAGATGGATTGCAACATTAATGACAACAATGAACATGAGTGGACCTTCATTAATGACAGGCAGAAGGTACTGtatgttcttttcttttataaaaaattgcattttttttttgtatttttctgtcttttcaattttcttataCACTCAATTTGTTTTTAATGTTGCAGGGTTTAATCCCAACACTAAATGAAATGCTTCCAAGGGTAGAGCACAAGTATTATTGCAAGCACATATAAagtaattttcagaaattatttAAGGGCATTTCATTTGAGGACAAGTTTTGGGCATGTGCCAATGCATCACATGTATCCAAATTTGAAGAAGCAATGCAAAGGGTTAAGGAGGAGGATGAAAAGGCATATGATTGGCTAGCAAATATTCCCTCTAGATATTGGAGTAGGTCACATTTTAGGAAAACAATTAAGTGTGATATGGTATGCAACAACTTATGTGAAGCATTTAATAGAGGAATTCTAGAGGCAAGAGATAAGCCAATCATAGAGATGCTTGAGTGGATAAGATGCTATTTAAGCAAACGTATACTAGTTAGGAGAGAGTGGATCAAGAAGTACCCCAATTCCCTCCTACCAAATATCTATGACAAGATTGAGGCCTTGAGTAATGAGTCTGGCCTATGCTATGCAACATGGTTTGGTGATTTGCAGTTTCAAGTCAAAGTGGGGGGACAGGATGGTGAGCAATATACAGTGGACTTGAACCAACGGTCATGCACTTGTAGGAGATGGAATTTGAGTGGACTGCCATGCCCTCATGCCATGGCAGCAATACAAGAAAGACACCAAAAACCAGAGGTCTACATACATGCTTGTTATTCCAAGGCAACGTACATGAAAGCATATCAACCATTGATTAACCCCATCAATGGGTACAAGATGTGGCCAAAGACTGGATTCACTCCAGTGCTTCCCCCATCTACCAGAAGGAAGGTTGGAAGGCCTAGAATGAAGAGAATAAGAGGTCCTGAGGAGTACCTTAATCCATTGTACCCACACAAGATGTTGAAAGTTGGGTAGAATTCAGTGTTTTGCAGGAGATGTGGGCAACATGGACACAATAGGAGGACTTGCAGTGTACCATTGGCAGAACAAAAGGAAGGTGAGACAGCTGAAGGTAATGCTGGGAGGAGCAGAGGTGCAACTGATGTGCAAGGTATACCTGTGAAGGGCAGAGGTAGGGCTGTGAGAGGTAGAGGTAGTGTTGTACAAGCAAGGGGCAGAGGTGGAGCTATGCAAGCAAGGGGTAGAGGCATTGCTATGCAAGCAAGGGGAAGAGGACATGCTGTTCAAGCAAGGGGCAGAGGTAATGTTGTGCAAGCAAGAGGTAGAGGCAGTCTTGTGAGGGGAGATGTAGGTGTTGTGCAAGGAAGGGGTGTAAGAAGAGGAGGAACAACTGTTAGAGGTAGAGGAGGAAGAACAGGGCCTGCtattaggggggggggggggggggggggggggggggggggtgggctTACAACTCAGGTGAAAATCCACCATTTTACCTCTATTTGCTCATTATTTAGTATTATACACTTCATCTCACACACTTAACCTCTGTTTGCTCATAATTTAGTCACACGTTATATTATACACTTATCTCATTTTGTACAGGTCAATACTCCAACAAATTATGACCAAGCAACACAAGGATCCCAAATCTCAACTGTGACACAAGTTAAGCAAGTTCGAAGGGGAGCTACCAACAAGTATGCTAATGTGTCAGGTTTGCATGGGATTAGGCCCTAATGGATTAGGCATAATGGTACCATGCTTATGAATTGGTTTTTGGATATGGTACCATGCTTATGAACTTGTTTTTGGATATGGTACCAtgcttatgaatttttttttggatttagtAGGAAGCTAGCTATTAAAGCTTATGTTGTTATGCTCAATATGTATGCCATAGGGCATTTGATTCAGTTTGAATGTTTTGACAGTAAGCCAATGTTTTAGGCAGAAAAATACCTTATATTTTGGTACCAAGCTTATGTTATGGCTTTGTTATGGTCAATATGTATGTTGTTGCTGTTTTAGGCAGAAGAACACCTGGATTCAATATGCTTTTGCTGCTATTAGCATTCAACATTCTGTATGCTACTGCTACCTGCACTTTGATTGTATACCTGCACTTTGGGAACAATATAGCATTTGTTTTgctgcattttttttatctactttgctgcaattttttttatctactttgttgcattttttttgtctaatttgCTGCATAATTTTTTCTGTTTCAGTACACTTTggtgcatatatatattttcagtGCACTTTGTTCTGTTTCAGTACATTGTGGTTCTGTTTCAGTTAAAATTTGGAAGAACTTATGGACACATGCTGCATGCTCTCTTCACAAAATGAAGGCATTACATTTCAGTTCAATCATTTTGGCATAAACTTAAAGGCATTGGGTACCATAGTTTCATTCACTCGAAGCATAAAAAGTCATTACATATCTGCCTTTATATTTCATGGCAGATACTTGACACTTCCAACATGACCATTTTTTGTTGTGAACCAATACATGATGCATACAACCATTAGAATAATACACCATAATTTGTAGGAGTTCATTTTAGCCTCCACTGCCATCAATTTCTTCTTCAGcttcttgttctctttgcttAGTTGTTGGTTCTTTTTTTCCATGTCTTCTAGTCGGTGCTCTAGCTCAGCATTCTTTGCCTCCAATTCGTTCTCCCTTGTTGGTGGATCAACCCAATAGAAGTATTTgcatcttttctcttttatctgcAAATATTAACAACAAATTCTGTAAACTTGCAGTTTTTATTTTCAGTATATAGTTTGTGGGTTTATTTCATACCTCGTAATTGGCGCACCCTAAGAATCGTCTTCCTGGATTAGCAATGGTCTTTGACCTTCGAAGGGGGACTGGATTCCCACACAAGCAAGTAGGGTACTCATATTGGGTAGttgcagaggaagaagaagccatggaagagagagagaagaaactggtgtactctgtttttttttcacagGTAATGTATATATAATGGGTGTATGGTTTTGGCGGGATAAAAGGGTTACCAGGTGGGTTAGTGTATGGTTTTGGCG
It encodes:
- the LOC131327411 gene encoding uncharacterized protein LOC131327411, which encodes MFYFQRIYVVEGKKSFFFFIAFWPFFVTFVTGCGPKSCLLTMHIFFGLFAGGKSDPSLYSLEVHHGGRFSVRPMKLYTGGKIDTFHDLNPDYISMLEMEAIAQDLGYSGHVAFYYKKRGFSLDKGLVPFSTDKEAIKMLDFLHKDRVAKVYLDHKGGETLLESQVGSSNIIAAHQRDPHLEELSEVEVCDLTLETEQNVGAIDGGIGLGPTDGGIGFGPTDGRTGFDVETDLGFQDMLLMDPSVGFDVDFGIGSDYVNLNEDIGNGNLGFDATDILEFEGNRVISSDKDSSDGVYYSDHSYRETDDDELYEAYNIDKEEEFVGVPKDNFKGPKVCEDEILSDGDSKYDSDYSFSNSSDDENGHNRRKYDFKTFRPGTDMEDPRFKVGQLFSTTQDFKAAVKQHAIKHQRPLKLVKNDKRRVRARCQGEDCNWEGYAYKVLGESTYQVRTYTSNHNCIKTYSNRNVTSTMIARKYQDDLRTNPRLPIPAFKERVRKELKVDVTRNRLYRAKRKAAALICGSDLEQYGRLWDYCEELRRSNPGSTVVMDAHQWMKNLGNQNLTEFTYS
- the LOC131327412 gene encoding uncharacterized protein LOC131327412, with the translated sequence MASSSSATTQYEYPTCLCGNPVPLRRSKTIANPGRRFLGCANYEIKEKRCKYFYWVDPPTRENELEAKNAELEHRLEDMEKKNQQLSKENKKLKKKLMAVEAKMNSYKLWCIILMVVCIMYWFTTKNGHVGSVKYLP